A window from Nitrospirota bacterium encodes these proteins:
- the rlmB gene encoding 23S rRNA (guanosine(2251)-2'-O)-methyltransferase RlmB, translating to MHPMLEALRAKGRSFSQIYIQKGKKESSLKEMIQLAKEQNIRVTYAAKEILDQISGTLKHQGVLGLGASKRYDTIDHLLEHSRQTGEPAFFLILDEIEDPRNLGAILRTAEGAGIHGVILPTRRSAGITETVAKTSAGAIEYVKVVQVVNIVQTIEFLKTQGIWVYGLDGEAKATYLQMDYTAPAAFVLGAEGKGLRPLVKQTCDMTISIPMRGKVQSLNVSTAAGIVVYEVLRQRAKISK from the coding sequence ATGCATCCGATGCTGGAAGCCTTAAGAGCCAAGGGACGCTCTTTTAGTCAGATTTATATTCAAAAAGGGAAAAAAGAATCTTCTCTGAAGGAAATGATTCAACTGGCCAAAGAGCAGAATATCCGGGTGACCTATGCCGCAAAAGAAATCCTTGATCAAATTTCCGGAACCTTAAAACATCAGGGCGTTTTGGGACTCGGAGCGTCTAAACGGTATGACACCATCGACCACCTCCTCGAACATTCCCGGCAAACAGGAGAACCGGCTTTTTTCTTGATTCTTGACGAAATCGAGGACCCGAGAAATCTTGGAGCTATTTTAAGAACGGCTGAAGGGGCGGGCATACATGGCGTTATTCTTCCAACCCGGCGTTCAGCGGGAATTACTGAAACAGTTGCAAAGACCTCTGCCGGAGCCATAGAATACGTCAAGGTTGTTCAAGTCGTTAATATCGTTCAAACGATTGAATTTCTAAAAACTCAGGGGATTTGGGTTTACGGCTTAGACGGCGAAGCAAAAGCAACCTATCTTCAAATGGATTACACTGCACCCGCTGCTTTTGTCTTAGGTGCGGAAGGAAAAGGACTCCGTCCGCTGGTTAAACAAACCTGTGACATGACGATCTCAATTCCGATGAGGGGAAAAGTCCAATCGTTAAACGTATCAACCGCCGCAGGTATCGTCGTTTATGAAGTCCTCAGGCAGAGAGCCAAAATTTCGAAATAA
- the ffh gene encoding signal recognition particle protein, with amino-acid sequence MLNELTDKLNTIFKKIRGVGVLKEENINEALREVRLAFLEADVNFKVVKGFIDAVKAKALGQKVMESFTPGQQMIKIVYEELCLLLGGQQNKIPMASMPPTVFMLIGLQGAGKTTTAGKIAAFYKKEGKRVLLVPADPYRPAAKNQLEFIGKQIEVDVDSSDQKDPITIVKNALSRAKQQGYDLVVIDTAGRLQIDEALMEELQMIKSLVNPHEILMVADGMIGQEAVKVVEGFHQRLGITGIVLTKMEGDARGGALLSMKQVTGTPVRFIGTGEKLDALEFFYPDRMASRILGMGDVLSLIELAQENFDKKQAEIVTKKIQTNHFTLTDFKEQIKQLKKFGSFEKVLSMIPGAGQLKLGGDMAMPEKELARIEAIINSMTLKERENPGMINGSRRKRISKGSGTTVQEINKLLKQFMEAKKMMKTLSAKGGAAKLWRSISMRKG; translated from the coding sequence ATGCTGAATGAATTAACCGACAAATTAAATACAATTTTTAAAAAAATCAGGGGTGTTGGTGTCTTAAAAGAAGAAAACATCAATGAGGCATTGCGTGAAGTCCGCCTGGCCTTCCTCGAAGCCGACGTTAATTTTAAAGTCGTTAAAGGTTTTATTGATGCCGTAAAAGCAAAAGCTCTTGGCCAGAAGGTGATGGAAAGCTTCACCCCCGGCCAACAGATGATCAAGATCGTCTACGAGGAACTCTGTCTTCTTCTTGGCGGGCAACAGAATAAAATACCCATGGCTTCCATGCCCCCCACGGTTTTCATGCTCATTGGTTTACAGGGAGCGGGTAAAACAACCACGGCAGGGAAAATAGCGGCCTTTTACAAAAAAGAAGGAAAAAGGGTCTTGCTGGTTCCCGCAGATCCCTACCGGCCGGCGGCAAAAAATCAATTGGAGTTTATCGGAAAACAGATTGAAGTCGACGTCGATTCCTCAGACCAAAAAGATCCAATAACGATCGTAAAAAACGCACTCTCCCGGGCAAAACAACAGGGATATGACTTAGTCGTTATCGATACCGCGGGACGGCTTCAAATCGATGAAGCTCTGATGGAAGAGCTCCAGATGATCAAATCCCTGGTCAATCCCCATGAAATTCTTATGGTGGCCGACGGGATGATCGGGCAGGAAGCCGTAAAAGTGGTCGAAGGATTTCATCAGCGTTTAGGAATTACCGGGATCGTGTTAACAAAAATGGAAGGCGATGCCAGAGGTGGAGCGCTTCTTTCCATGAAGCAGGTGACCGGAACACCGGTACGATTTATCGGGACCGGCGAGAAATTAGATGCCCTTGAATTTTTTTACCCCGACCGGATGGCCTCCCGAATTCTGGGAATGGGAGACGTTCTGTCGTTGATCGAACTTGCTCAGGAAAACTTCGATAAAAAACAGGCGGAAATCGTTACCAAAAAAATCCAGACCAATCACTTTACCCTTACAGACTTTAAAGAACAGATAAAACAGCTTAAAAAATTCGGTTCTTTTGAAAAAGTTCTTTCTATGATTCCTGGCGCCGGCCAACTTAAATTAGGCGGAGATATGGCGATGCCGGAAAAAGAGCTGGCAAGGATTGAAGCCATCATTAACTCCATGACTCTTAAGGAAAGAGAAAACCCGGGTATGATAAACGGCTCCAGGCGGAAAAGAATTTCCAAAGGAAGCGGCACGACTGTGCAGGAGATCAATAAATTACTCAAGCAGTTCATGGAAGCCAAAAAAATGATGAAAACCTTGAGTGCAAAAGGAGGCGCGGCGAAACTATGGCGTTCAATATCGATGAGGAAGGGTTAA
- a CDS encoding diguanylate cyclase, whose amino-acid sequence MAFNIDEEGLKSLFYYTSDGVIILDSSLNIEALNPSAGEITGWNMEEMIGKKFPVHQLIYLNSSQNKANHLLFNPSGANFDLEMEVTLGSGNKVLLPAISFPITTPEEKPCYGLILENVLLKYGLGEKQIKTERLDELTGLYHKTFFEQAAEEEIKRMRKHGGVLGALLVQIGNLAFINQSYGKAKANEIVKKVGEIVKGNSRDVDLVGRFSEDEIMVLLIHSDNHKMNIILKRLKEKFVQENQTRAFPVPVNIKVGKTLMNHDYEQIFNHVKLSLENFI is encoded by the coding sequence ATGGCGTTCAATATCGATGAGGAAGGGTTAAAGTCTCTTTTTTATTACACATCAGACGGGGTTATCATCCTCGATTCCTCTCTGAACATCGAAGCGTTAAATCCCTCAGCCGGGGAAATTACGGGGTGGAATATGGAAGAGATGATTGGGAAAAAGTTCCCTGTTCACCAACTCATCTATTTGAATTCCTCTCAAAATAAGGCCAATCATCTGCTCTTTAACCCTTCCGGGGCAAATTTCGACCTGGAAATGGAGGTAACGCTTGGATCTGGCAATAAAGTTCTTCTCCCTGCCATTTCCTTTCCCATCACCACTCCTGAAGAAAAACCCTGCTATGGTTTAATTCTTGAAAATGTTCTTTTGAAATATGGTCTTGGAGAAAAACAGATTAAAACAGAGCGGCTGGATGAATTAACAGGACTTTATCATAAAACTTTTTTTGAACAGGCCGCCGAAGAGGAAATTAAAAGGATGCGGAAACATGGCGGCGTTTTAGGCGCCCTTCTTGTTCAAATCGGCAATTTAGCGTTTATTAATCAAAGTTACGGCAAGGCTAAAGCCAACGAGATTGTTAAAAAAGTAGGGGAGATTGTAAAAGGAAATTCCCGCGATGTCGACCTGGTGGGCCGGTTTTCCGAAGATGAAATAATGGTTTTACTCATTCATTCCGACAATCATAAAATGAATATTATTCTAAAACGGCTTAAAGAAAAATTCGTTCAGGAGAACCAAACTCGGGCCTTTCCCGTTCCGGTTAACATAAAAGTGGGAAAAACCCTGATGAATCATGATTACGAACAAATTTTCAATCATGTAAAACTCTCTCTTGAAAATTTTATTTAA
- the rpsP gene encoding 30S ribosomal protein S16 translates to MAVTVRLSRMGRHKRPFYRIVATDSRFPKEGRFLDILGTYDPLGKEKKVTIQTDRIQYWLGQGAQMSDTVRSIFQKEGLFKNK, encoded by the coding sequence GTGGCAGTAACAGTAAGACTATCCCGGATGGGAAGACATAAAAGACCCTTTTATAGAATCGTGGCAACCGATTCAAGATTTCCCAAAGAAGGTCGTTTTCTGGATATTTTAGGAACTTACGATCCGTTGGGAAAGGAAAAAAAGGTTACGATTCAAACCGATCGGATTCAATATTGGTTGGGCCAGGGAGCTCAAATGTCTGACACTGTCAGAAGCATTTTCCAGAAAGAGGGTCTTTTCAAAAACAAATAA
- a CDS encoding KH domain-containing protein: MKNLIEYIAKSLVDKPEGVVVRETDGEKTTIIELRVNQEDLGKVIGKQGRTARAMRTILNAAGTKLGKRCVLEILE, translated from the coding sequence ATGAAAAACTTAATTGAATACATCGCAAAATCTTTAGTGGATAAACCAGAAGGGGTCGTTGTAAGAGAAACTGATGGTGAAAAAACCACGATTATTGAGTTGCGGGTCAATCAGGAAGATCTGGGAAAAGTAATCGGAAAGCAGGGAAGAACCGCTAGAGCCATGAGGACCATCCTAAATGCCGCCGGGACAAAATTAGGCAAGAGGTGCGTTCTTGAAATATTAGAGTAA
- the rimM gene encoding 16S rRNA processing protein RimM: MKKKELIPCLIAESQIQGDFAYIRLDHIRSVEETKELIGETFVIPFEELAPPGEGAFYPFQLIGWDVFTEENEHIGQIIEIYSFPHQSIYEIKKGKKEYLIPATKNFIKKIDLLEKKIIIHAIDGLLG; encoded by the coding sequence ATTAAAAAAAAAGAACTGATTCCATGTTTAATCGCCGAGTCACAGATTCAAGGGGACTTTGCCTACATTCGTTTAGATCATATTCGGTCCGTTGAAGAAACGAAGGAATTAATCGGAGAGACGTTTGTTATCCCTTTTGAGGAACTGGCCCCGCCAGGAGAAGGCGCTTTTTATCCCTTTCAACTGATTGGGTGGGATGTTTTTACGGAAGAAAATGAACATATCGGACAAATTATTGAGATTTATTCATTCCCGCATCAGTCTATTTACGAAATAAAAAAAGGGAAAAAAGAATATTTAATACCGGCAACAAAAAATTTTATAAAAAAAATAGATTTACTTGAAAAAAAAATCATCATTCATGCCATTGACGGCTTATTAGGATAG
- the trmD gene encoding tRNA (guanosine(37)-N1)-methyltransferase TrmD, translated as MIRVKILTLFPDMVLPVLNHSILKRAIENRALQVKVIDIRDFSRKKHRQVDDTPYGGGAGMVMSPEPVFEVFDSLKTEGPMRIILTSPRGKIFNQEKAQELSQETKTIVFLCGRYEGLDERISIAFAMEEISIGDFILTGGELPALVILDAMSRWVPGVLGSKESIQEESFSSDLLEYPHYTKPSVFRGMEVPPVLLSGHHEAIRKWRLKESLRKTMQMRPDLMAKKVFNNEELDLLKEIEKENHQTEVEIVKN; from the coding sequence ATGATACGGGTAAAAATTTTAACCTTGTTTCCCGACATGGTGCTCCCTGTTTTAAATCATAGTATTTTGAAAAGAGCCATAGAAAACAGGGCCTTACAGGTTAAAGTGATCGATATTCGGGATTTTTCTAGAAAGAAACACAGACAGGTGGATGATACCCCTTATGGCGGCGGTGCGGGGATGGTCATGTCTCCTGAACCGGTTTTTGAAGTCTTTGATTCATTGAAGACCGAAGGGCCCATGCGTATCATTTTGACCAGCCCGCGCGGAAAGATCTTTAATCAGGAAAAAGCTCAGGAATTAAGTCAAGAAACAAAAACAATTGTTTTTCTATGCGGGCGCTACGAAGGCCTCGATGAAAGAATTTCGATTGCTTTTGCCATGGAAGAAATTTCAATCGGAGATTTCATTTTAACAGGAGGAGAATTGCCAGCTCTGGTGATTTTAGACGCGATGAGCAGATGGGTGCCAGGAGTATTAGGCTCCAAAGAATCGATTCAAGAAGAATCTTTTTCGTCAGATCTTCTTGAATATCCCCATTACACAAAACCTTCTGTTTTCAGGGGAATGGAGGTTCCGCCTGTTTTATTGTCAGGTCATCACGAAGCGATCCGTAAATGGCGTTTAAAAGAGTCGCTCCGTAAAACAATGCAAATGCGGCCTGATTTGATGGCAAAAAAAGTCTTTAACAATGAAGAACTGGATCTTTTAAAAGAAATAGAGAAAGAAAATCATCAAACGGAAGTGGAAATAGTTAAAAATTAG
- the rplS gene encoding 50S ribosomal protein L19 produces the protein MNQKERIERGLLKKETPSFKIGDTVNIHVKVIEGEKERIQVFKGLIIGRKGTLNRETFTVRKISYGVGVERIFPVHSPFIEKIEVLREGKIRRAKLYYLRGKKGKAARIAEREYKAEGPVATQIPVIEENVETLAPVGVETKGAA, from the coding sequence ATGAATCAGAAAGAAAGAATTGAACGGGGGCTCCTCAAGAAAGAGACTCCAAGTTTTAAAATCGGGGATACCGTCAATATCCATGTCAAGGTTATTGAAGGGGAGAAAGAGAGAATTCAGGTTTTTAAAGGATTGATCATCGGGCGGAAGGGAACGTTAAATCGGGAAACATTTACCGTCAGGAAAATCTCCTATGGCGTCGGCGTCGAGCGTATTTTTCCGGTCCATTCCCCTTTTATCGAGAAAATTGAAGTATTAAGGGAAGGGAAAATTCGAAGAGCGAAACTCTATTATCTTCGTGGCAAAAAAGGGAAAGCCGCCAGAATTGCTGAAAGAGAATATAAGGCAGAAGGACCGGTTGCTACCCAGATCCCTGTGATTGAAGAGAACGTTGAAACCCTGGCGCCCGTTGGCGTTGAGACCAAAGGCGCTGCCTAA
- a CDS encoding ribonuclease HII, translating to MDSALASRWEKMARFENQVLKAGFHSTAGIDEAGRGPLAGPVVAASVIFPVDFKLLGLNDSKQLTAGQRNLFYKEIIKNALAIGVGIVEPEVIDQINILQGTYLAAQIAVSNMPFPPEFLLIDALNLSFLNIPQKSIIKGDTLSYSIAGASVIAKVTRDRLMDAYHIQFPQYHFNRHKGYGTKEHLSILRQLGPSPIHRRSFRGVKPSPS from the coding sequence ATGGATTCCGCTCTCGCCAGCAGATGGGAAAAAATGGCCCGGTTTGAAAACCAGGTGCTAAAAGCCGGTTTTCATTCCACCGCTGGAATCGATGAAGCAGGAAGGGGCCCGTTGGCCGGGCCGGTCGTTGCGGCGTCCGTGATTTTCCCCGTTGATTTTAAGCTCTTGGGACTAAATGATTCAAAACAGCTGACCGCCGGACAACGAAACCTCTTCTACAAAGAAATTATAAAAAATGCCCTGGCAATAGGGGTTGGGATCGTAGAACCAGAGGTCATTGATCAAATCAATATTCTTCAGGGAACTTACCTCGCCGCCCAAATTGCGGTTTCAAATATGCCTTTTCCTCCCGAATTTTTACTCATTGACGCTCTAAACCTTTCTTTTTTAAACATTCCCCAAAAATCTATCATTAAAGGGGATACCCTCTCTTATTCGATTGCCGGGGCCTCCGTCATTGCCAAAGTGACTCGAGACCGTTTAATGGACGCTTATCACATTCAATTTCCCCAGTATCATTTCAACCGTCATAAGGGATATGGGACCAAAGAACACCTATCCATTTTACGCCAATTGGGTCCATCACCGATTCACCGAAGGTCTTTCCGCGGTGTCAAACCGTCACCTTCTTAG
- a CDS encoding YraN family protein gives MTSITQEYGQEAENHAAQFLARRGYAILEKNYKTRFGEIDLIAKDQEYLVFVEIKARKNDHFGGARAAITPTKRKKIIQMAKFYIFSKKIESDVRFDVVLILGPIDSPSVELIQNAFDLSL, from the coding sequence ATGACTTCAATTACCCAGGAGTATGGTCAGGAGGCTGAAAATCATGCCGCCCAGTTTTTAGCCCGCAGGGGATATGCCATTCTGGAGAAGAATTATAAAACCCGTTTCGGAGAAATAGATTTAATTGCAAAAGATCAAGAATATCTTGTCTTTGTTGAAATTAAAGCCCGGAAAAATGACCATTTTGGAGGCGCCCGCGCCGCGATCACGCCAACTAAAAGGAAAAAAATCATTCAGATGGCTAAATTTTATATCTTTTCAAAAAAAATCGAGAGCGATGTTCGATTTGATGTTGTGCTCATCTTGGGACCGATCGATTCGCCCTCTGTTGAACTCATCCAAAATGCGTTTGATTTAAGTCTTTAA
- the ftsE gene encoding cell division ATP-binding protein FtsE encodes MIQISNLYKGYHPDRYTLKDFNLKIEKGEFVFIMGPSGAGKTTLLKLLFCEEKIDQGYILVQGQNISRLKPSAIPYYRRKIGFIFQDFRLILRKTVFENVALALKVLYLPNKEIQKKVHEALSLVGLEYKKDLKSIDLSGGEQQRVCIARAFVNRPAIILADEPTGNLDFDLSLHFLQLLKGIQARGTTVVVATHNKELVNLSRKRVVYIKEGRVVTDQPAGLA; translated from the coding sequence ATGATTCAAATTTCTAATCTTTACAAAGGCTACCACCCCGATCGTTATACACTCAAAGATTTTAATTTAAAAATTGAGAAAGGGGAATTTGTATTTATCATGGGGCCGAGCGGCGCCGGCAAGACAACCCTTCTCAAACTTCTTTTTTGTGAAGAAAAAATTGACCAGGGATATATCCTGGTTCAAGGCCAGAATATTTCCCGCCTAAAACCCTCTGCTATTCCTTATTATAGAAGAAAAATTGGATTCATCTTTCAGGACTTTAGACTTATCCTTCGGAAAACCGTATTCGAAAACGTTGCGCTTGCCCTCAAAGTCCTTTACCTGCCAAATAAGGAAATTCAAAAAAAGGTTCACGAAGCGCTTAGCCTGGTCGGACTTGAATATAAAAAAGACTTAAAAAGCATAGACCTTTCCGGAGGAGAACAACAGCGCGTCTGTATCGCAAGAGCTTTTGTCAATCGTCCGGCGATTATTTTAGCCGATGAACCCACCGGAAACCTTGATTTTGATCTCTCCCTCCATTTTCTACAGCTCTTAAAAGGTATTCAGGCGCGCGGGACAACTGTGGTCGTCGCTACCCACAATAAGGAATTGGTTAACCTGTCCAGGAAACGAGTGGTTTACATAAAAGAAGGGCGGGTGGTTACCGATCAACCCGCGGGCTTAGCCTGA